The sequence below is a genomic window from Lolium perenne isolate Kyuss_39 chromosome 4, Kyuss_2.0, whole genome shotgun sequence.
CCCTAGACATCTCGGAGCCAAGCAGCGTAGTGACTTAAATAAATAAATTGATGAGCTCGccatgtctatttagtttgagttGTAATGATACTTAAGTAATATCctagggtgttctcatcggacctgtgagaataccaacttgttaagaccatgtttgtaatataatctggagtgttatgacctgcaatgtttctgttgcaccactctgagagatgtgatatttgtgaaaaATCCCTTCATGAatgtcatatcaacgacttgtatactacaacatgcaatggtatgccgggtcaccgcagctggtatcagagcaaatattgcgaccttaggttggaaaaacctagtaaagGGAAAAACATGTAGGAGTCAAGTAGGAATAGTAAAGAATTGTCTAGAAATATGATGTTTATTCACTTGAGGATAACATAAtcttatcttttagtgcgataattgttTATTATAACGATGATGATGCATCATCACTACTAATATTTTACTCATCTATACAGCCGGAATGCCGTACACTTTTCGAAAGAGGACGTTAAGGAAGGTTGACAGCTGGCTTGGCATCATGAAGGAAGTCTTACAGATCTCCTGCGAGGGATGCTGCATGATCTTGGTTGCGAATCCAAGATTCCTGTCATAAGATACATCTACTACGACGGTGATGtagtagccaagtgcagagttgcAGTACAACTACCCAAAACACTGGAGATGAGTATCATCATGCCATATGGAGAAGCCAAAACACTCACAACGGTGTATCACATGGCCATCTTTAGTGCAATCCTAGAACTCAGGCAACACAAAACCTTTGATTTCCTATGTTCTGAGTATTCTCATgtgcctcatgccgaggaagatgaggatcctttCTCTGAATCACCAACTTATGGCACAAAAGTAGCAGCACAACACATGGACATCTGCAAGTCCTTGTTGACTATGTTGTACCTACTTCACATGAAAATGGTGGAGGAAGTAATACACATGCTTTATGAGTTCACAGACCCTGACAAAGTCTAGGATCGAATGCAAAAAATTAGGAACCAGCCCCAATATACTTCTTTGCTCAAGTTATCAACGACAAGGACAATGAAGGCAGGGCCGTGACTTTATCATATTTTCAGAATGCAAGACCATTACCTTttgcatcagctccagaaccaatggatgcaGAAGATTGGTTGATGGACACGGAGAGGAAACTAAGAACAGTTGGATGCAATGAGGAGGAAAAGATTAGGTATGCCacctatctgttgtcaggaccagctgcATCCTGGTGGGAAAATGTCGTTGCACTACATCCTCAAGAAAGGGTGTTCACGTGGGAAGAATTCAAGAAAAAGTTCCGGGATGCACATGTTCCGGAAAGTGtggtggagttgaagaagagAGAGTTCGATGAGCTACAAAAGAAcactgcaccaatcatgcagtatgttcatgATTTCAATAGACTATCAAGGTATGCACCAGAGGAGGTAAATTCTGATGAAAAGAGAAAGAAGAGCTTCATGAAGGGAATGAATccctacatgaagatgcaactaaggttAGCACAGACTGCAgagttccaggaactgattgactcggcaatcactttcgaggatgactacaaGCAGGTCTAGGAGGATAGAAGGAAGAGGGCTCGCATCGAGCCAAGGAAAAACCCAATCATTAAACCAACCCTAGataggagtttcaaaccccgattccGATCTAccagtaatcaatacaaccgtggAGGTCAGAATCCGATAGCCCAGATAATTTGCAATAATTGTGGGCAAAGAGGGCATGCCAGGAAGGACTGACAGAAGCCCAGGATTATATGCTATGGTTGTGGGCAAGATGGACACATGAAACCTGAGTGtccgaacaacaacaacaacaacaacaacagcaacaacaacaacaacagcaacagcaacaacaacaacatcaacaacagcaacatcaacaacagcaacagcaacaacagcaacagcaacaacaacagcaacaacaacaacaacaacaacaacaacaacagcaacaacaacagcaacaacaacaataacaacaccaccaccaccaccaacaacaacaacaacaacaacaacaacaacaacaacaacaactttggAGCAAGCCGTATGGAAAGCTGAACTGCAAAACATTGGAGCAAGCCGGAGAGTCGAATCAAGCAGTCCTAGGTACGCTCAGCatccttactcatcctggcaaagtattatttgatacgggAGCAACTACTTCATTCCTTGCACTGGAGTTTTTTGAAAAATACGGGATTAGATGTTCAAAACTAGAATATCCCATAATTggcctatccgcggggggaacgattttagtaacccacgtgaaagaggcACATgtcataaccatatgtgactgtgtgtatttcgtggATCTTTTCATcattcccatgaaggacatatcagtcatcctagggatgtaCCGATTGACGGAAAATGGAGCAGTCataaactgtggagacaaaatagTATCACTTCGCAATTCCATTGGAGGTCAGATAG
It includes:
- the LOC139839003 gene encoding uncharacterized protein; this encodes MDAEDWLMDTERKLRTVGCNEEEKIRYATYLLSGPAASWWENVVALHPQERVFTWEEFKKKFRDAHVPESVVELKKREFDELQKNTAPIMQYVHDFNRLSRYAPEEVNSDEKRKKSFMKGMNPYMKMQLRLAQTAEFQELIDSAITFEDDYKQV